From Micromonospora nigra, one genomic window encodes:
- a CDS encoding DUF2087 domain-containing protein: MTAQQVAGALADDGRRRVFAAIVLGDPDVAAVAARTGLAAREVATAVRRLGDAGLVVAGGGDLRVDADGLRDLARTPGTPAGERGAEPGDRVLRTFVGDGVLRGLPAQRGRRRVVLTHVAAESFEPGVRYPERAVDERLRAWCAGGGSDHVTLRRHLVDEGLLARERGVYWRTGPPS, encoded by the coding sequence GTGACGGCACAGCAGGTGGCGGGGGCTCTCGCCGATGACGGGCGGCGGCGGGTGTTCGCCGCGATCGTGCTGGGCGACCCGGACGTCGCGGCGGTGGCCGCGCGCACGGGCCTGGCCGCGCGGGAGGTGGCGACAGCGGTGCGCCGACTGGGCGACGCGGGGTTGGTGGTCGCCGGCGGAGGTGACCTGAGGGTCGACGCGGACGGGCTGCGGGACCTGGCGCGTACGCCGGGCACCCCGGCGGGGGAGCGCGGTGCCGAGCCGGGCGACCGGGTGCTGCGCACGTTCGTGGGCGACGGGGTGCTGCGTGGACTGCCGGCGCAGCGGGGTCGGCGGCGGGTGGTGCTGACGCACGTGGCCGCCGAGTCGTTCGAGCCGGGGGTGCGCTATCCGGAGCGGGCCGTGGACGAACGGCTGCGCGCCTGGTGCGCGGGGGGCGGATCGGATCACGTGACGCTGCGCCGTCACCTGGTCGACGAGGGTCTGTTGGCCCGGGAGCGGGGTGTGTACTGGCGGACCGGGCCGCCGAGTTGA
- a CDS encoding Hsp20/alpha crystallin family protein, producing MLMRTDPFREIDRIAEQFFGTTSRPAIMHLDAYRDGDHFYAAFDLPGVDPDSIDCTVQRNVLTVRAERRRPTGDGVELVAAERPMGTFSRQVFLSDTLDTDKLEAGYDNGVLTLRIPVAERAKPRRVAVTTSGDGRRQIDA from the coding sequence ATGTTGATGCGCACCGACCCCTTCCGCGAGATCGACCGGATCGCCGAGCAGTTCTTCGGCACCACCAGCCGGCCCGCGATCATGCACCTGGACGCCTACCGCGACGGCGACCACTTCTACGCCGCGTTCGACCTGCCCGGCGTCGACCCCGACAGCATCGACTGCACCGTGCAGCGCAACGTGCTGACCGTCCGCGCCGAGCGCCGTCGCCCCACCGGCGACGGGGTCGAACTCGTCGCCGCCGAGCGCCCCATGGGCACCTTCAGCCGGCAGGTGTTCCTCAGCGACACCCTCGACACCGACAAGCTGGAGGCCGGCTACGACAACGGGGTGCTCACCCTGCGCATCCCGGTCGCCGAGCGCGCCAAGCCGCGCCGGGTCGCCGTCACCACCAGCGGCGACGGCCGCAGGCAGATCGACGCCTGA
- a CDS encoding ABC-F family ATP-binding cassette domain-containing protein, which translates to MLKATSVCKQYDGEPLFSGLDIVCNPGDRVGLVGPNGVGKSTLLRVLSGQEAPTRGHVALAPGTRVGHVTQQVPDPTATVGDLLADALGELHDLEQLLRRLERQMSAGDTAAVAAYGQAQDRWTTLDGWRARARLDDVRQRLGVDHLDDDTPLAQVSGGEQARLTLARALLDNPDLLVLDEPTNHLDADGIDWLGRWLAGFPGAVLAVSHDRAFLDRVATRIVELDGIHDEPQTYPGGWSAYRAEKARRWERLLLDYEAQQKDHQRWLADIARTKEQARGVEESVRTGLGADQTRRYAKKVARKAKARERRLRRQMESVRWIARPQTRPPLSLAFPQHTTTADEVLHLRGVGVDAGGRTLLDGLDLTIGGGERILLAGPNGCGKTTLLRVLAGERPPDRGAVTAGGPVALLPQTHDTLRTDVTVRDFFRSRVPVYADDAEALLAAHLFGPRQWDARLRTLSAGQLRRLLLAVLVNSPAQVLLLDEPTNYLDVDALEVVEEALRQFRGTLVLVSHDTWFASAVGVTRRWRVVDGGVLDEPVAVPGGGVADGGVAGGAADVG; encoded by the coding sequence GTGCTGAAAGCCACATCCGTCTGCAAGCAGTACGACGGCGAGCCCCTGTTCAGCGGCCTCGACATCGTCTGCAACCCCGGCGACCGGGTCGGGCTCGTCGGCCCCAACGGCGTCGGCAAGTCCACGCTGCTGCGGGTGCTCAGCGGTCAGGAGGCCCCGACCCGCGGCCACGTGGCGCTCGCCCCGGGCACCCGGGTCGGCCACGTCACCCAGCAGGTTCCCGACCCCACCGCCACCGTCGGTGACCTCCTCGCCGACGCCCTCGGCGAACTGCACGACCTCGAACAGCTCCTGCGTCGGCTCGAACGGCAGATGTCCGCAGGCGACACCGCCGCCGTCGCGGCGTACGGGCAGGCCCAGGACAGGTGGACGACGCTGGACGGCTGGCGGGCCCGCGCCCGACTCGACGACGTCCGGCAGCGTCTCGGCGTCGACCACCTCGACGACGACACCCCGCTGGCGCAGGTCAGCGGCGGCGAACAGGCCCGCCTCACCCTCGCCCGCGCACTGCTCGACAACCCGGACCTGCTGGTCCTCGACGAGCCGACCAACCACCTCGACGCCGACGGCATCGACTGGTTGGGCCGCTGGCTCGCCGGGTTCCCCGGCGCGGTGCTGGCCGTCAGCCACGACCGGGCGTTCCTCGACCGGGTGGCGACCCGGATCGTCGAACTCGACGGCATCCACGACGAGCCGCAGACCTACCCCGGTGGCTGGAGCGCCTACCGGGCGGAGAAGGCCCGCCGGTGGGAGCGCCTGCTGCTCGACTACGAGGCCCAGCAGAAGGACCACCAGCGGTGGCTGGCCGACATCGCCCGCACCAAGGAACAGGCGCGCGGGGTGGAGGAGAGCGTCCGTACCGGCCTCGGCGCCGACCAGACCCGCCGCTACGCCAAGAAGGTGGCCCGCAAGGCCAAGGCCCGCGAACGGCGGCTGCGTCGGCAGATGGAGTCGGTGCGCTGGATCGCCCGGCCGCAGACCCGCCCGCCGCTGAGCCTGGCCTTCCCGCAGCACACCACCACCGCCGACGAGGTGCTCCACCTGCGCGGCGTGGGCGTGGACGCCGGTGGACGTACCCTGCTCGACGGGCTTGACCTCACCATCGGCGGCGGCGAGCGGATCCTGCTGGCCGGGCCCAACGGCTGCGGCAAGACCACCCTGCTGCGGGTGCTGGCCGGCGAACGGCCCCCCGACCGGGGTGCGGTCACCGCCGGCGGGCCGGTGGCGCTGCTGCCGCAGACCCACGACACGCTGCGCACCGACGTCACGGTCCGCGACTTCTTCCGCTCCCGGGTGCCGGTGTACGCCGACGACGCCGAGGCGCTGCTGGCGGCACACCTGTTCGGGCCCCGGCAGTGGGACGCCCGGCTGCGCACCCTGTCGGCCGGGCAGTTGCGCCGGCTGCTGCTCGCGGTGCTGGTGAACAGCCCCGCGCAGGTGCTGCTGCTCGACGAGCCGACCAACTACCTCGACGTCGACGCGCTGGAGGTCGTGGAGGAGGCACTACGACAGTTCCGCGGCACGCTGGTGCTGGTCAGCCACGACACCTGGTTCGCCTCGGCGGTCGGCGTGACCCGCCGGTGGCGGGTCGTCGACGGCGGTGTCCTGGACGAGCCCGTCGCGGTCCCCGGCGGTGGGGTGGCCGACGGCGGGGTCGCGGGCGGCGCCGCCGACGTTGGATGA
- a CDS encoding tyrosine-type recombinase/integrase, giving the protein MRFSDVPVLARPTARPDLPGTPADFTDAWLRNRRLSDHTRDAYRRDVAGWLAWCAARELDPLRANFLHVNAYGRDLEATVAVRSGRPLTPATVARKLSALSSWYDFLVKLRVIDANPVAGADRPRVDRDHSATIGLNPEEVDALLAAADADTGPTAARNRAAIALLADLGLRVGELVSLNLTDLGAERGHRSVRFVGKGGKARRRALTPGTAYALDAYLAQRAAARGVTVDQLTGPLLVTASGARLDRHSVFRMVRRLAHTAGIPAWAQLSPHSLRHAFATTARAEGVPLEDVQDAMGHADPRTTRRYDRDRHNLDRDPAYVIWAARARRRT; this is encoded by the coding sequence ATGCGTTTCTCCGACGTGCCGGTGCTGGCCCGCCCGACCGCCCGGCCCGACCTACCCGGCACGCCGGCCGACTTCACCGACGCCTGGCTGCGCAACCGCCGGCTCAGCGACCACACCCGCGACGCGTACCGGCGTGACGTCGCCGGCTGGCTGGCCTGGTGCGCCGCGCGGGAACTCGACCCGCTGCGCGCGAACTTCCTGCACGTCAACGCCTACGGCCGGGACCTGGAAGCCACCGTCGCGGTGCGCAGCGGTCGACCGCTGACCCCCGCCACCGTGGCCCGCAAGCTGTCCGCCCTGTCCAGCTGGTACGACTTCCTGGTCAAGCTGCGCGTCATCGACGCCAACCCCGTCGCCGGCGCCGACCGTCCCCGCGTCGACCGGGACCACTCCGCCACCATCGGACTCAACCCCGAAGAGGTCGACGCGCTGCTCGCCGCCGCCGACGCCGACACCGGCCCGACCGCCGCCCGCAACCGCGCCGCGATCGCCCTGCTGGCCGACCTCGGCCTGCGGGTGGGGGAGCTGGTGTCGCTGAACCTGACCGACCTCGGCGCGGAACGGGGACACCGCAGCGTCCGGTTCGTCGGGAAGGGCGGCAAGGCCCGCCGCCGCGCGCTCACCCCCGGCACCGCGTACGCCCTCGACGCCTACCTGGCGCAGCGCGCCGCCGCCCGAGGCGTCACCGTCGACCAGCTCACCGGCCCGCTGCTGGTCACCGCCAGCGGCGCCCGCCTCGACCGGCACTCCGTGTTCCGGATGGTCCGCCGCCTCGCCCACACCGCCGGCATCCCCGCCTGGGCGCAACTGTCGCCGCACTCGCTGCGCCACGCGTTCGCCACCACCGCCCGCGCCGAGGGCGTGCCCCTGGAGGACGTGCAGGACGCGATGGGCCACGCCGACCCCCGCACCACCCGCCGCTACGACCGCGACCGGCACAACCTCGACCGCGACCCGGCGTACGTCATCTGGGCCGCCCGCGCCCGCCGCCGCACCTGA
- a CDS encoding DUF4878 domain-containing protein — protein MGDGQPWSRPARPRRPVRTGLVFAGAGVALCCVGVAGLGAWNVQVVTGASGPVRETADEFLRQVGSGDTDGAYDRLCSDTRTRWSEVGFTSWVRTPPVVRDHEIVDVSVTTRGGRPHGTVTVTLTREGGTTEQRELTVVKEDGSWRVCGDPY, from the coding sequence GTGGGCGATGGGCAGCCGTGGAGCCGGCCCGCCCGGCCACGCCGACCGGTGCGCACCGGCCTGGTGTTCGCCGGCGCGGGCGTCGCCCTGTGCTGCGTCGGGGTGGCCGGGCTGGGCGCCTGGAACGTGCAGGTCGTCACCGGCGCCTCCGGACCGGTCCGGGAGACCGCCGACGAGTTCCTGCGCCAGGTCGGCTCCGGCGACACCGACGGCGCCTACGACCGGTTGTGTTCCGACACCCGCACCCGGTGGAGCGAAGTCGGCTTCACCAGCTGGGTCCGCACCCCACCGGTCGTGCGCGACCACGAAATCGTCGACGTGTCGGTGACCACCCGCGGCGGCCGCCCCCACGGCACCGTCACCGTCACCCTCACCCGCGAGGGAGGCACCACCGAGCAGCGGGAACTGACCGTGGTCAAGGAGGACGGGTCGTGGCGGGTTTGCGGCGACCCGTACTGA
- a CDS encoding ABC transporter ATP-binding protein: MSDELVRVEGLHREYRGAGQVVHAVRDVSFRAGRGELVAVRGRSGAGKTTLLNLVGGLDRPTSGRVWVAGREVTGAGERDLLALRRDTIGFVFQSFGLIPILSAAENVGVPMRLAKVPAAEREQRVAVLLELVGLGGQAAQRPYEMSGGQQQRVAIARALANDPPLLVADEPTGQLDSETGRSVMDLLRALVRARGMTALVATHDPTLVELADRVLVLRDGRLVPEREPAAA, encoded by the coding sequence GTGAGCGACGAGCTGGTGCGGGTCGAGGGGTTGCACCGCGAGTACCGCGGCGCGGGGCAGGTCGTGCACGCGGTGCGGGACGTGTCGTTCCGCGCCGGGCGGGGTGAGCTGGTCGCGGTGCGGGGCCGTTCGGGGGCCGGGAAGACGACGCTGCTGAACCTGGTGGGCGGGCTGGACCGGCCCACGTCGGGTCGGGTGTGGGTGGCCGGGCGGGAGGTGACCGGCGCCGGGGAGCGGGACCTGCTGGCGTTGCGCCGCGACACCATCGGTTTCGTGTTCCAGTCGTTCGGGTTGATCCCGATCCTGTCGGCGGCGGAGAACGTGGGCGTGCCGATGCGGTTGGCGAAGGTGCCGGCCGCCGAGCGGGAGCAGCGGGTGGCGGTGCTGCTGGAACTGGTGGGCCTGGGCGGGCAGGCGGCGCAGCGGCCGTACGAGATGTCGGGCGGGCAGCAGCAGCGGGTGGCGATCGCGCGGGCCCTGGCCAACGATCCGCCGCTGCTGGTGGCCGACGAGCCGACGGGTCAGCTGGATTCGGAGACGGGCCGTTCGGTGATGGACCTGCTGCGGGCGCTGGTGCGGGCGCGGGGAATGACGGCGTTGGTGGCCACCCACGACCCGACGCTGGTGGAGCTGGCCGACCGGGTGCTGGTGCTGCGGGACGGGCGGCTGGTGCCCGAGCGGGAGCCGGCGGCGGCCTGA
- a CDS encoding ABC transporter ATP-binding protein, which translates to MTVVREVPDLVTLQRRAAQRAADRAGGADRLRGHIVCDGLVRIFTTEGVEVVALQGLDLVVDRGELLAIVGASGSGKSTVLNILSGLDTPTAGIARVAGYDLLTMSAGKRLAYRRHTVGFVWQQTSRNLLPYLTARENVELPMRLAGRRGRAARSRAAQLLEMVGVGHCAQRRPGQMSGGEQQRCAVAVAVANDPEVLFADEPTGELDEATAAEVFAALRTINAELGVTVVVVTHDQQVAAQVRRTVAIRDGRTASEVRRSARVGADGVEELVTEEYAVLDRAGRMQLPAGFVDALALRDRVRLTLEPDHVQVRSGDEEVAR; encoded by the coding sequence ATGACCGTCGTCCGGGAGGTACCGGACCTTGTCACGCTTCAGCGGCGGGCCGCGCAACGCGCCGCCGACCGCGCCGGTGGCGCGGACCGGCTGCGCGGGCACATCGTGTGTGACGGGTTGGTGCGCATCTTCACCACCGAGGGTGTCGAGGTAGTCGCCCTGCAGGGGTTGGATCTGGTCGTCGACCGGGGTGAGCTGCTGGCGATCGTGGGGGCGTCCGGGTCCGGCAAGTCGACGGTGCTGAACATCCTGTCCGGGTTGGACACGCCGACGGCGGGGATCGCCCGGGTGGCCGGCTACGACCTGTTGACCATGTCGGCCGGTAAGCGGCTGGCGTACCGCCGACACACGGTGGGGTTCGTGTGGCAGCAGACATCGCGCAACCTGCTGCCGTACCTGACTGCGCGGGAGAACGTGGAGCTGCCGATGCGGCTGGCCGGTCGCCGGGGTCGGGCGGCGCGGTCCCGCGCGGCGCAGCTGCTGGAGATGGTGGGTGTCGGTCACTGCGCGCAGCGCCGGCCGGGGCAGATGAGCGGCGGCGAGCAGCAGCGCTGCGCGGTGGCCGTGGCGGTGGCCAACGACCCGGAGGTGCTGTTCGCCGACGAACCGACCGGTGAGCTGGACGAGGCCACCGCGGCGGAGGTGTTCGCGGCGCTGCGCACCATCAACGCGGAGCTGGGCGTGACGGTCGTCGTGGTCACCCACGACCAGCAGGTCGCCGCGCAGGTCCGCCGGACCGTCGCGATCCGCGACGGCCGGACCGCCTCCGAGGTACGCCGCTCGGCGCGGGTCGGTGCCGACGGTGTGGAGGAACTGGTCACCGAGGAGTACGCGGTGCTGGACCGGGCCGGGCGGATGCAGTTGCCGGCCGGGTTCGTCGACGCGTTGGCGCTGCGGGACCGGGTCAGGCTGACCTTGGAGCCGGACCACGTGCAGGTCCGCTCCGGCGACGAGGAGGTGGCACGGTGA
- a CDS encoding FtsX-like permease family protein codes for MSRVAGWAAGRRIRAYAGQVGLLAVLGLVAALLLTAAPRLANHHADQALRADLVRLPHQARDLSVTVDQRPERVGTAAAGLADLDPIAEALPSPLPDLIGQRWYGAWLAPETMTADGDVAPMNGGAAKQVGLRAQTGVEEAATLTSGRWPATRPGQPVELAVSQRTARTLSLAPGTRLRLTGSGGGARADATVVGVFTPRDAADPVWDDLASALDPIVPATDGDPYVTIAVTDWTGLDSVAVRTATQARYGWRYRVDETRLDASQLTQVSAAVAQARRTQWRPDAVVQTSLDFAVDRFGAQLRAVRALLAVVQAGLVASVVGLILLAAGLAVRRRGAELALLRARGASLPAIGVRTLAETVPVQPLAVLAGWLAGTAVPGRGGGGTWPLLGLVALTTAVVPVLAMVGQRRVGVVAGRTDLTRSRPSARRLTAEASVLALAVAGVVLLRRRGLAPVDGVDVYLTSVPVLVAVAAALVALRVLPWPLRLLDRAARRVRGAVLFLGVTRAGRGAPVTLGPLAVLIVAVSTGVFGGVVTTTVGAARDRASDLVVPGDAWLTGYAFPTDAGPDLARVPGVTAVARVRLESNRRVLAGTGAAARLVGQARVMVVDVPAFTQVARRSGVDVDVPAALRAAARGDGPVPAVVSPAVARSLAGGGAADVQGRVYAFTVAAVAATFPGLGTDSERFVVLPWQALPEHADTPIVANRYLVAGDVTDATRLLSTADEAQCRHQGAVLGVPVEQPELPAAVQTRRAYRAELDRTGANSVLTLAFTAGAAGGAALAVLAVGFAVVADAAGRGRVLSRLRTMGLSARQGRRLLVYELVPLVVVAAGAGAAVGVALPRLLGDTLGLSAFTPGAAVRDHLDPRVVAGVLALVVVGLVAGLAVENLVNRRMRLGEVLRVGEENS; via the coding sequence GTGAGTCGCGTCGCGGGCTGGGCGGCGGGTCGACGGATCCGCGCGTACGCCGGTCAGGTGGGGTTGCTGGCGGTGCTGGGGCTGGTGGCGGCGCTGCTGCTGACGGCCGCGCCACGGCTGGCCAACCACCATGCCGACCAGGCGTTGCGCGCCGACCTGGTGCGGCTGCCGCACCAGGCCCGCGACCTGTCGGTCACCGTGGACCAGCGGCCCGAGCGGGTGGGCACGGCCGCCGCCGGGCTGGCCGACCTCGATCCGATCGCCGAGGCGCTGCCGTCGCCGCTGCCCGACCTGATCGGGCAGCGGTGGTACGGGGCGTGGCTGGCACCGGAGACGATGACCGCTGACGGTGACGTCGCGCCGATGAACGGCGGGGCGGCCAAGCAGGTGGGGTTGCGTGCCCAGACAGGCGTCGAGGAGGCCGCCACCCTCACCTCCGGGCGGTGGCCGGCGACACGGCCCGGACAGCCGGTGGAACTCGCGGTGTCGCAGCGTACCGCCCGGACCCTGTCCCTGGCGCCCGGCACGCGGCTGCGCCTCACCGGATCCGGCGGGGGCGCGCGGGCCGACGCGACCGTGGTCGGGGTGTTCACCCCCCGCGACGCGGCGGACCCGGTGTGGGACGACCTGGCGTCGGCGTTGGATCCGATCGTGCCGGCCACCGACGGCGACCCGTACGTCACCATCGCCGTCACCGACTGGACGGGGCTGGACTCGGTGGCGGTGCGCACCGCGACGCAGGCCCGCTACGGCTGGCGGTACCGGGTCGACGAGACACGGCTGGACGCGTCGCAGCTGACGCAGGTCAGTGCCGCCGTGGCGCAGGCCCGGCGCACGCAGTGGCGACCCGACGCAGTGGTGCAGACCTCACTGGACTTCGCGGTGGACCGCTTCGGTGCGCAGCTGCGGGCGGTGCGGGCCCTGCTGGCGGTGGTCCAGGCCGGGCTGGTGGCCAGTGTGGTCGGGTTGATCCTGCTGGCGGCGGGGCTGGCGGTGCGGCGTCGCGGTGCCGAGCTGGCGCTGCTGCGGGCCCGGGGCGCGTCCCTTCCCGCGATCGGGGTTCGGACCCTCGCGGAGACGGTGCCGGTGCAGCCGCTGGCGGTGCTCGCCGGCTGGCTCGCCGGCACGGCGGTGCCGGGTCGTGGGGGCGGTGGGACCTGGCCCCTGCTGGGGTTGGTGGCCCTGACCACGGCGGTGGTGCCGGTGCTGGCGATGGTGGGGCAGCGCCGGGTCGGGGTGGTCGCCGGGCGCACGGACCTGACGCGGTCGCGGCCGTCGGCGCGGCGACTCACCGCCGAGGCCAGCGTGCTGGCGCTGGCCGTGGCGGGGGTGGTGCTGCTGCGCCGGCGGGGCCTGGCCCCGGTCGACGGCGTCGACGTGTACCTGACGTCGGTGCCGGTGCTGGTCGCGGTGGCCGCCGCGCTGGTGGCGCTGCGGGTGCTGCCGTGGCCGCTGCGGCTGCTGGACCGGGCGGCCCGCCGGGTGCGCGGGGCGGTGCTGTTCCTGGGCGTGACCCGCGCCGGCCGGGGTGCGCCGGTCACCCTGGGACCGCTGGCGGTGCTGATCGTGGCGGTCAGCACCGGCGTGTTCGGTGGGGTGGTCACCACGACGGTCGGCGCGGCCCGGGACCGGGCCAGCGATCTGGTGGTGCCGGGTGACGCCTGGTTGACCGGCTACGCCTTCCCCACCGACGCCGGGCCGGACCTGGCCCGGGTGCCGGGGGTGACGGCGGTGGCGCGGGTGCGGCTGGAATCCAACCGTCGGGTGCTGGCCGGCACCGGCGCGGCAGCGCGGCTGGTGGGGCAGGCGCGGGTGATGGTGGTCGACGTTCCCGCGTTCACGCAGGTGGCCCGGCGTAGCGGCGTCGACGTGGACGTGCCCGCCGCGTTGCGGGCCGCCGCCCGGGGCGACGGCCCGGTCCCGGCGGTGGTGTCTCCGGCCGTGGCGCGGTCGCTGGCCGGTGGTGGGGCGGCCGACGTGCAGGGCCGGGTGTACGCGTTCACGGTGGCCGCGGTGGCGGCGACGTTTCCCGGGCTGGGCACCGACAGCGAACGGTTCGTGGTGCTGCCCTGGCAGGCGTTGCCGGAACACGCGGACACCCCGATCGTGGCGAACCGGTACCTGGTGGCCGGCGACGTGACGGACGCGACGCGGCTGCTGTCGACGGCCGACGAGGCGCAGTGCCGCCACCAGGGCGCGGTGCTGGGGGTGCCGGTGGAGCAGCCGGAGCTGCCGGCCGCGGTGCAGACGCGGCGGGCGTACCGGGCGGAGCTGGACCGGACCGGCGCCAACTCGGTGTTGACGTTGGCGTTCACGGCGGGTGCGGCCGGCGGCGCGGCCCTGGCGGTGCTGGCGGTCGGGTTCGCGGTGGTCGCCGACGCCGCCGGGCGGGGTCGGGTGCTGTCCCGGCTGCGCACGATGGGGTTGTCGGCGCGGCAGGGCCGCCGGCTGCTGGTCTACGAGCTGGTGCCGCTGGTGGTGGTGGCGGCGGGTGCCGGCGCGGCCGTCGGAGTGGCGTTGCCCCGGCTGCTCGGCGACACGCTGGGCCTGTCGGCGTTCACCCCGGGGGCGGCGGTGCGCGACCACCTGGACCCGCGGGTGGTCGCGGGGGTGCTGGCGCTGGTCGTGGTCGGGCTGGTCGCCGGCCTCGCGGTGGAGAACCTGGTGAACCGACGGATGCGTCTCGGTGAGGTGCTCCGGGTGGGAGAGGAGAACTCATGA